Proteins co-encoded in one Nonomuraea helvata genomic window:
- a CDS encoding GNAT family protein yields the protein MSEDLAGLWPLFGLRVRTPRLELAVPDTPDLLNLAQASGDIQPAGEARYQKAYLYEPSPDRERHLLQRHWRALAHWRPESWDLHLAIRVGGVAIGVQNMWASNFGTVRVVETGSWITRSRQGREYGTEARAAVLEFAFAHLGALEAHTSYVDGNVASETVSRRLGYIYNGRRAYERDGVRTVEHCMLLEAATWETYRAPGISVGGITPACLELFGAA from the coding sequence GTGAGTGAGGACCTTGCTGGGCTGTGGCCGTTGTTCGGGCTCCGCGTGCGAACCCCGCGGCTGGAGCTCGCTGTTCCCGACACCCCGGACCTGCTCAACCTGGCCCAAGCGTCCGGCGACATCCAACCCGCCGGCGAAGCCCGCTACCAAAAGGCGTACCTGTACGAGCCGTCACCCGACAGGGAGCGGCACCTGCTGCAGCGGCACTGGCGGGCCTTGGCTCACTGGCGGCCGGAAAGCTGGGACCTCCATCTGGCCATCCGCGTGGGCGGCGTCGCGATCGGCGTTCAGAACATGTGGGCAAGCAACTTCGGGACCGTTCGCGTTGTGGAGACCGGATCGTGGATCACCCGCAGTCGCCAGGGGCGGGAGTACGGCACCGAGGCCCGCGCCGCCGTCCTCGAGTTCGCGTTCGCTCACTTGGGTGCGTTGGAAGCGCACACCTCGTACGTGGACGGCAACGTCGCCTCCGAGACCGTGTCGCGCCGGCTCGGCTACATCTACAACGGCCGCCGCGCCTACGAGCGCGACGGTGTCCGCACGGTCGAGCATTGCATGCTGCTGGAGGCTGCGACGTGGGAGACGTACCGCGCGCCGGGCATCTCAGTTGGGGGAATCACCCCTGCCTGCCTGGAGCTGTTCGGCGCCGCCTAA
- a CDS encoding NUDIX hydrolase, translated as MAISDSDISSTLSAYLERYPDEVALLSEPVQLLSQGGDFASRRNFRMHATVGALLVRGGVEVLLVEHLAYGIPLQPGGHLEPTDVSLIDAALRELTEETGVDPGKVVPASQSPVYIEYGRVPARPAKDEPEHHHLDIGYAFVTDADVGRIQESEVRGAAWYPLAEAERLVGHRIARAVPARIG; from the coding sequence GTGGCGATCAGTGACTCCGACATCTCAAGCACGCTTTCCGCCTACCTTGAGCGCTACCCGGACGAGGTCGCCCTGCTGTCTGAGCCGGTGCAGCTGCTGTCTCAGGGAGGGGATTTCGCGTCGCGGCGGAACTTCCGGATGCACGCGACCGTAGGCGCGCTGCTTGTCCGCGGCGGCGTCGAGGTCCTGCTTGTCGAACACCTCGCGTACGGGATCCCGTTGCAGCCTGGAGGTCACCTCGAACCGACCGACGTCTCCTTGATCGACGCAGCGCTGCGGGAGTTGACCGAGGAGACCGGTGTCGACCCCGGCAAGGTCGTCCCAGCGTCGCAGAGCCCCGTATACATCGAGTACGGCAGGGTGCCGGCACGACCGGCGAAGGATGAACCGGAGCACCACCACCTCGACATTGGGTATGCGTTCGTGACAGATGCGGACGTGGGGCGCATCCAGGAGTCCGAGGTGAGGGGTGCCGCCTGGTATCCGCTCGCCGAGGCCGAGCGCCTTGTTGGGCACCGCATTGCGCGAGCGGTACCGGCCCGCATCGGTTGA
- a CDS encoding helix-turn-helix transcriptional regulator: MTHSPFSHNGHAIRAIRQAKGLTVTELSRRVGITPQSLSNIELEHRPGSAHTLNRIALHLGISLAAICRDKIATESAQVSDAAQV, from the coding sequence ATGACACATTCGCCCTTCTCGCACAACGGTCATGCCATTCGCGCGATACGTCAGGCGAAAGGGCTCACCGTGACCGAGCTGAGTCGGCGGGTGGGCATCACGCCGCAGTCACTGAGCAACATCGAGCTGGAGCACCGCCCGGGCAGTGCGCACACCCTGAACCGCATTGCGCTTCACCTCGGGATCAGCCTGGCCGCCATCTGCCGGGACAAGATCGCCACAGAGTCAGCCCAGGTGTCCGATGCCGCCCAGGTCTAA
- a CDS encoding helix-turn-helix domain-containing protein has protein sequence MPDPLARPTISVPEAGELLGLKRSSSYEAAHRGDIPTIPVGRQLRVPTAKLLAMLGLA, from the coding sequence GTGCCAGATCCGCTGGCCAGGCCGACCATCTCCGTTCCGGAGGCCGGCGAGCTGCTGGGCCTGAAACGGTCGTCGTCATACGAGGCGGCGCACCGCGGCGACATCCCCACCATCCCGGTCGGCCGCCAGCTGCGCGTGCCTACCGCAAAGCTCCTGGCCATGTTGGGCCTGGCCTGA
- a CDS encoding RusA family crossover junction endodeoxyribonuclease translates to MLADAYPTDTPAPGLGRPLITIVAYGTPGPQGSKKAHPIYRGGRGSERVFTGRVAMEESSAKVKPWRDAVAAAAAEAMAPAAAALDLPRWQPLDEALVAQFVFSLPRGASVKRPQPTVYPDLSKLVRSSEDALTAAKVWADDARVVGYHDCHKRYAGDPGALPAPGAVIRVWRAP, encoded by the coding sequence GTGCTCGCCGACGCGTATCCCACCGACACGCCCGCTCCCGGCCTGGGGCGTCCCCTGATCACGATCGTGGCCTACGGCACGCCAGGCCCTCAGGGCAGCAAGAAGGCGCACCCCATCTACCGCGGTGGGCGAGGCAGCGAACGCGTCTTCACCGGACGAGTCGCCATGGAAGAGTCCTCGGCGAAGGTCAAGCCGTGGCGGGATGCTGTAGCAGCAGCAGCGGCTGAAGCCATGGCCCCGGCGGCGGCCGCGCTGGATCTGCCTCGCTGGCAGCCACTCGACGAGGCGCTGGTGGCCCAGTTCGTGTTCTCGCTGCCGCGAGGCGCAAGCGTGAAACGCCCTCAACCCACCGTCTATCCCGACCTGAGCAAGCTCGTCCGGTCGAGCGAGGACGCACTCACCGCGGCAAAGGTGTGGGCCGACGACGCCCGCGTGGTCGGCTACCACGACTGCCACAAGCGCTACGCCGGCGACCCTGGCGCCTTGCCTGCGCCCGGCGCGGTGATCCGTGTCTGGCGGGCCCCGTGA
- a CDS encoding zinc finger domain-containing protein — protein MPPTTSEALRDAYRRAAAAVGVPTDTLDTALWEQDLDVVPHLVGDERQWRLALGGTEEARVLDSEELLSELGFALLAHPQTSLALRPAEQDEVAAFMLFGAEGLNGLDERRRLQEELVGREVAEALTIAIGASADASPAADGRFRLDEIAVELDAIALRLRELSVAAERPTVPVELRKLCDQLDSYATGVNGLAESLAETDAIISENRPLRPAFSPGRPWGLRALETPLDSSGKRNPTVLSNWQICSLARPAGWGEPEEPGIPYLTGIAGLPGLERWESARATDRRAAERALAIQQEAARQPCTSCSAEPGKPCTTRTGRVAEMFHRPRLTAATAAVDQADDDTPAEHRADP, from the coding sequence ATGCCCCCAACCACCAGCGAGGCGCTGCGCGATGCATACCGCCGTGCCGCAGCCGCCGTCGGCGTCCCGACCGACACGCTCGATACCGCCCTGTGGGAGCAGGACCTCGATGTAGTTCCGCATCTGGTCGGCGATGAGCGGCAATGGCGGCTCGCCCTCGGCGGAACCGAGGAGGCTCGGGTGCTCGACAGCGAGGAATTGTTGAGCGAGCTCGGTTTCGCCCTGCTTGCGCACCCGCAGACATCCCTTGCCCTGCGGCCGGCTGAGCAGGATGAGGTGGCCGCGTTCATGCTGTTCGGTGCCGAAGGGCTGAACGGGCTGGACGAGCGCCGACGTCTCCAGGAGGAGCTCGTCGGCAGGGAAGTGGCCGAGGCGCTGACCATCGCCATCGGCGCGTCCGCTGACGCCTCGCCCGCCGCGGATGGCCGGTTCCGCCTCGACGAGATCGCTGTCGAACTCGACGCCATCGCCTTACGGCTGCGCGAGCTCTCGGTCGCCGCCGAGCGGCCCACCGTGCCAGTCGAGCTGCGCAAGCTCTGCGACCAGCTCGACAGCTACGCCACGGGCGTCAACGGCCTGGCCGAATCGCTGGCTGAGACCGACGCCATCATCAGTGAGAACCGGCCGCTACGCCCCGCCTTCTCCCCTGGTCGCCCGTGGGGACTACGGGCGCTGGAAACGCCGCTGGACTCCTCCGGCAAGCGGAACCCGACCGTGCTGTCCAACTGGCAGATCTGTTCGCTGGCCAGGCCGGCGGGCTGGGGCGAGCCTGAGGAGCCGGGAATCCCGTACCTGACAGGCATCGCCGGGCTGCCCGGCCTGGAACGGTGGGAGTCAGCCCGCGCCACCGACCGGCGCGCCGCCGAACGTGCCCTGGCTATCCAGCAGGAGGCCGCCCGCCAGCCGTGCACCAGCTGCAGCGCCGAGCCCGGAAAGCCGTGCACCACGCGGACGGGCCGGGTGGCCGAGATGTTCCACCGGCCGCGCCTAACGGCCGCCACCGCGGCGGTCGACCAGGCCGACGACGACACACCGGCTGAGCATCGGGCCGACCCGTGA